The following coding sequences are from one Rattus rattus isolate New Zealand chromosome 11, Rrattus_CSIRO_v1, whole genome shotgun sequence window:
- the LOC116912842 gene encoding 60S ribosomal protein L30-like, with translation MVAAKKIEKSLELINFRLQLVMKSGKYMLGHKQTLKMITQGKAKLVILDNNCPVLRKSEIEYYSMLAKTGDHHYSGNNIALGTACGKYYKVCTFVIIDPGDSDIIRSMPEQTGEK, from the coding sequence ATGGTAGCTGCAAAGAAGATTGAAAAGTCTCTGGAGTTGATCAACTTTAGGCTCCAACTTGTTATGAAAAGTGGAAAGTACATGCTGGGGCACAAACAGACTCTGAAGATGATTACACAAGGCAAAGCAAAATTGGTTATCCTCGACAACAACTGCCCAGTTTTGAGGAAATCTGAAATAGAATATTATTCCATGTTGGCTAAAACTGGTGACCATCACTACAGTGGCAATAATATTGCATTGGGCACAGCATGTGGAAAATACTACAAAGTATGCACATTTGTTATCATTGACCCAGGTGATTCTGATATTATTAGAAGCATGCCAGAACAAACTGGTGAGAAGTAA